In the Oceanispirochaeta sp. genome, GCGCTATGTCATGGACCTGGCCCTGCTCATGACTCTGTTTATCTGGCGGCGTCATCCCTCTTCGGTGAAGAGCTCCCGGTTCTCGGCGGTTCTGAATTATTCCATGGACGCCGGAGTTCTGCTGGCAGCTGTACTGATCTTCCTGGAGATTCCCTTTCAATGGATACCCCTGACTCTGAGTCTGGTCAGCCTTTCCATACTGGTGTACCGCAGATTCTCTCAGAAATCTCCCCGGATGCTGCTGTATGGACTGGTGTATTACGGATCGGGTCTGATTGTGCTTTCAATCGATCTTCTATTTCTACAGTATAAAATAGAATCTCCAGTCCCCGGAGTCCTGGCATTAGTGACTCTATTAGCGGGTCTGATTCTCTTCTTCTGGAAGGAAGATTTTACTTCACTGTCTGAATCGGGAGCAAAAGAAAGGGCCATCAAACTGGCACAGGGTCTGGAAAGACATAAAAACGCCCTCCTCCTCTACTCTCTGGCACTGGTGGCGGCCCTGTTCCTGTATAAAAACTTTGACTCCCGGTACCTCACTCTCCTGTGGGCACTGGAGTGCTTCCTGATCTTTTCGGCCAGCCTCTTTCTGGGTGAATCCCATTTCAGGGTCCTCTCTCAGGGGGGACTCTTCCTCTGTGTTGTCCGTCTGATCTTTATTGATCTCTCAGAAAATACTCCCCTGATGAAGGGATTTGTCTTTCTGATTGTAGGACTGCTGATGCTGGGCACAAACAGCCTGTACAACAGGTATAAAGGACGGTTTTCAACTAAGGAGTGAATCAATAATTTTGATTAATCCCGGTTTCTCATTGAATCAACAGAACCTTTTCTCCCGTATGTTCTATAATATAGGGGATGAAAAGCTTGGGAATACCTGTAAAAAAATCAGATCATAAATTCACCTACGGAGAATACCGCCTCTGGCCGGAAGATGAACGTTGGGAATTGATTGAGGGGACCGCTTACAATATGAGCCCCGCTCCTTCCAGGCGGCACCAGAAGATACTAGTGCTCCTATTGAATAAAATGAGCAAAATCCTCGAGGATTCTCACTGTGAGGTTTATCCCGCTCCCTTCGATGTCTTTTTCCCCGATTCTGACTCAATAGACCACAAGGAGATCAACAGTGTTGAGACGGTTGTCCAGCCTGATCTGTCTGTGATATGCGACCCGGAAAAGCTCATTGACAAAGGCTGTTATGGACCTCCTGACCTGATTATAGAGATCCTGTCTCCCTCCACCGCTAAAAAAGATCTGAATGAGAAATTCAGATTATATGAATCCCGGGGTGTAAAGGAATACTGGGTTGTTGATCCAGGAAACCGTTATATCCGAGAGTTCAGACTACAGGAAAGAAGAGTCTATGATTTCGGTGTCATTTTAGAAGAAAAAGGCGTGATTCAATCCGAAGTTTTCTCTGATTTCCAAGTGACCTGGGAAGAACTGTTCGGCTGATGATGCTGGGTACAAACAGCCTGTACAACAGGTATAAAGGACGTTTTAAGTCTGAGAAATAACAGTAATCGGATGGATATTATATCACCGTATCATGTGACCTTTTTTTTTATCACTCCTTTTATCAGGAGCCACAATATAAAAACCACTTCTGCAGTTGTTTCTACCAGGGAAAGGGGCAAGTCAG is a window encoding:
- a CDS encoding Uma2 family endonuclease, which gives rise to MGIPVKKSDHKFTYGEYRLWPEDERWELIEGTAYNMSPAPSRRHQKILVLLLNKMSKILEDSHCEVYPAPFDVFFPDSDSIDHKEINSVETVVQPDLSVICDPEKLIDKGCYGPPDLIIEILSPSTAKKDLNEKFRLYESRGVKEYWVVDPGNRYIREFRLQERRVYDFGVILEEKGVIQSEVFSDFQVTWEELFG